The proteins below come from a single Demetria terragena DSM 11295 genomic window:
- a CDS encoding NuoB/complex I 20 kDa subunit family protein, translating to MGIEEKLPAGFLLTSVEQLAGYMRKSSVWPATFGLACCAIEMMAVGTPDYDLARFGMERFSATPRQADLMIVAGRVSQKMAPVVRQVYDQMPEPKWVISMGVCASSGGMFNNYAIVQGVDHIVPVDVYLPGCPPRPQMLLNAILTLHDQIQNTPLGVNRVEAARAAEKAALEATPTHQMKGLLA from the coding sequence ATGGGTATTGAGGAAAAACTACCGGCGGGCTTTCTGCTGACGTCGGTCGAACAACTTGCCGGCTACATGCGCAAGAGTTCCGTATGGCCCGCGACCTTTGGCCTGGCCTGTTGCGCCATCGAGATGATGGCCGTCGGCACCCCCGACTACGACCTCGCACGGTTCGGGATGGAGCGCTTCAGCGCAACCCCCCGCCAGGCGGACCTGATGATCGTGGCCGGTCGCGTGAGCCAGAAGATGGCGCCCGTCGTACGCCAGGTGTATGACCAGATGCCCGAGCCCAAGTGGGTCATCTCGATGGGCGTCTGCGCCAGCTCGGGTGGGATGTTCAACAACTACGCGATCGTGCAGGGCGTCGATCACATCGTCCCGGTCGACGTCTACCTGCCTGGGTGTCCGCCGCGGCCACAGATGTTGCTCAACGCGATTCTCACGTTGCACGACCAGATTCAGAACACCCCGCTCGGCGTCAACCGCGTCGAGGCTGCCCGCGCCGCCGAGAAGGCTGCGCTCGAGGCGACACCGACGCACCAGATGAAGGGTTTGCTGGCGTGA
- a CDS encoding SRPBCC family protein, whose amino-acid sequence MSLPWVWGATREDVARECGADRWSPASSSRAVRAVSVAAPPEHVFAWLGNLRLAPYSYDLVDNLGRKSPPELRSDLGPVEPGERVMTIFTAVEVTAGRELVLAMSPGLGRRLFGEVVVSYQVIPDGTGCRLVATLRFWRGEGPLSRAHAAALAWGDLPMMRKQLHTLAALAEASHSP is encoded by the coding sequence ATGAGCCTCCCGTGGGTGTGGGGTGCGACGCGCGAGGACGTCGCACGCGAGTGCGGTGCTGACCGTTGGTCGCCCGCTAGCAGCAGTCGAGCCGTGCGCGCCGTGTCAGTCGCGGCACCGCCCGAGCATGTCTTCGCATGGCTCGGCAACCTGCGGCTGGCGCCCTACAGCTATGACCTGGTGGACAACCTTGGACGCAAGAGCCCGCCCGAGCTGCGATCGGACCTGGGACCAGTCGAACCCGGTGAGCGCGTGATGACGATCTTCACCGCGGTCGAGGTGACCGCCGGTCGAGAACTCGTGCTGGCCATGTCGCCCGGTCTAGGCCGCCGACTGTTTGGCGAGGTCGTCGTGAGTTATCAGGTGATTCCGGACGGTACGGGATGTCGGCTGGTCGCCACGCTGCGTTTCTGGCGGGGCGAAGGTCCGCTGTCGAGGGCACACGCAGCAGCGCTCGCCTGGGGTGACCTGCCGATGATGCGCAAGCAACTTCACACCCTCGCCGCGCTCGCGGAGGCAAGCCACTCGCCTTAG
- the nuoF gene encoding NADH-quinone oxidoreductase subunit NuoF: MTTALTPILTKFWDHPQSWTMATYEDNEGYQALRTSLKMKPEDLVQMSKDSGLRGRGGAGFPTGMKWGFLPPPDGGPRYLVVNADESEPGTCKDIPLMMAAPHFLIEGVAITSFAIGCNHAFIYLRGEVLHVYRRLLRAVEEAYAAGYLGKDILGTGYDLDVTVHAGAGAYICGEETALLDSLEGRRGQPRLKPPFPAVAGLYARPTVVNNVESIASIPPIVNHGVDWFSEMGTEKSKGFGIFSLSGHVTRPGQFEAPLGITLRELIDMAGGMRGGRKLKFWTPGGSSTPIFTDEHLDVPLDFESVAEAGSMLGTRALQIFDETTSVVRAVSRWIDFYAHESCGKCTPCREGTFWLKQIMTRLEYGQGTQEDIDKLVDICDNILGRSFCALGDGATSPVTSAVQYFREEFEAGITQPWWELFPPERNTLFAQPEQEEATV, translated from the coding sequence ATGACGACCGCCCTGACTCCCATCCTCACGAAGTTCTGGGATCACCCACAGTCCTGGACGATGGCGACCTACGAGGACAACGAGGGCTACCAGGCCCTGCGCACCTCGCTGAAGATGAAGCCCGAAGACCTCGTGCAGATGTCCAAAGACTCCGGCCTGCGTGGCCGTGGCGGGGCGGGCTTCCCGACCGGCATGAAGTGGGGCTTCTTGCCCCCACCGGACGGCGGTCCCCGTTATCTGGTGGTCAACGCCGACGAGTCCGAGCCGGGCACCTGCAAGGACATCCCGCTGATGATGGCGGCGCCGCACTTCCTCATCGAGGGGGTGGCGATCACCTCGTTCGCGATCGGCTGCAACCACGCGTTCATTTACCTTCGTGGCGAGGTCCTGCACGTTTACCGGCGACTGCTACGCGCGGTCGAAGAGGCGTATGCAGCCGGCTACCTCGGCAAGGACATCCTGGGCACCGGCTACGACCTGGACGTCACCGTCCACGCTGGCGCCGGGGCCTACATCTGCGGTGAAGAGACCGCGCTCCTGGACAGCCTCGAGGGACGTCGCGGCCAGCCACGGTTGAAGCCGCCATTCCCAGCCGTTGCAGGTCTCTATGCCCGGCCGACGGTGGTCAACAATGTGGAGTCCATTGCCTCGATCCCGCCGATCGTCAACCACGGCGTGGACTGGTTCTCCGAAATGGGCACCGAGAAGTCCAAGGGCTTTGGCATCTTTAGCCTGTCTGGGCACGTCACCCGCCCGGGCCAATTCGAAGCCCCGCTGGGCATCACGCTGCGTGAACTCATCGACATGGCCGGCGGTATGCGCGGCGGCCGCAAACTGAAGTTCTGGACGCCAGGTGGTTCCTCGACACCGATCTTCACCGATGAGCACCTCGACGTACCGCTGGACTTCGAGTCGGTCGCCGAGGCTGGCTCGATGCTGGGAACCCGTGCGCTGCAGATCTTTGACGAGACCACGTCGGTCGTGCGTGCGGTATCCCGCTGGATCGATTTCTACGCGCACGAGTCCTGCGGCAAGTGCACGCCGTGCCGTGAGGGCACGTTCTGGCTGAAGCAGATCATGACCCGGCTGGAGTACGGCCAGGGCACCCAGGAAGACATCGACAAGTTGGTCGATATCTGCGACAACATCCTCGGCCGCAGTTTCTGCGCGCTGGGCGACGGTGCCACCTCCCCGGTGACCTCGGCCGTCCAGTATTTCCGCGAGGAGTTCGAAGCAGGAATCACTCAGCCGTGGTGGGAGCTCTTCCCGCCGGAGCGCAACACCCTGTTTGCTCAGCCCGAGCAGGAGGAGGCGACCGTATGA
- a CDS encoding NADH-quinone oxidoreductase subunit C, whose protein sequence is MTDETTNGEVAPAQDGPEPVVIAQKKGMFGSSLGNDTSGYGGLERPIMFPADAVRPYGGYFDDVADNLERVLGADAYGIAVERVVVDRGELTLFVAREHLPAVVKVLRDDPSLRFEMCTGLSGVHYLHDEGRELHAVYHFLSITHASRRVRLEVTCPDSDRHIPSIVSTYPGADWHERETWDMFGIIFDGHPALTRILMPDDWPGHPQRKDYPLGGIPVEYKGATVPPPDQRRSYS, encoded by the coding sequence GTGACGGACGAGACGACCAACGGTGAAGTTGCCCCAGCGCAGGACGGCCCTGAGCCCGTCGTCATCGCGCAAAAGAAGGGCATGTTCGGCTCATCCCTGGGCAATGACACCAGTGGCTACGGCGGCCTTGAGCGGCCGATTATGTTTCCGGCCGACGCGGTTCGGCCTTATGGCGGCTACTTCGACGATGTGGCCGACAACCTGGAGCGCGTGCTCGGCGCCGATGCCTATGGCATCGCCGTGGAGCGAGTCGTCGTCGACCGCGGCGAACTCACCCTGTTCGTCGCGCGCGAACATTTGCCCGCAGTGGTCAAGGTGCTTCGAGATGACCCTTCGTTGCGCTTTGAGATGTGTACCGGCCTCTCCGGCGTTCACTATCTGCACGACGAGGGTCGCGAACTCCACGCGGTCTATCACTTCCTGTCGATCACGCACGCCAGCCGGCGCGTACGCCTCGAGGTGACCTGCCCCGACAGTGACCGGCACATCCCGTCGATTGTGTCCACCTACCCCGGCGCCGACTGGCACGAGCGCGAGACCTGGGACATGTTCGGCATCATCTTTGATGGACACCCCGCTTTGACCCGCATTCTCATGCCGGATGACTGGCCCGGTCACCCTCAGCGCAAGGACTACCCGCTCGGCGGTATCCCGGTGGAGTACAAGGGCGCCACCGTTCCGCCTCCCGACCAGCGGAGGTCGTACTCCTGA
- the nuoE gene encoding NADH-quinone oxidoreductase subunit NuoE encodes MSEVPTSSTGGLPNPLHPHTPLHSSEEPYDAETLAGLTRDSAAIIARYPVKRSALLPMLHLIQSVDGFVTGRGVTFCAEQLDLTEAEVAGVATFYTQYKRHPNGEYTVGVCTNTLCAIMGGDQIWDTVSEHLGIGHDETTEDGKVTLERVECNAACDFAPVVMANWEFFDNQTPESTTQLVDDLRAGKDVRPTRGANTVCSFKQMSRVLAGFSDGRADEGVGAGPASLEGLRIVKGDSDADQGVLDPNPSPAGEAAAPQPGLHSSADFGKDPA; translated from the coding sequence ATGAGCGAGGTCCCGACAAGCTCGACCGGCGGGTTGCCTAACCCGTTGCATCCCCACACCCCGCTGCATTCCAGCGAGGAGCCGTACGACGCTGAGACGCTTGCGGGCTTGACTCGCGACTCGGCGGCGATCATCGCGCGCTACCCGGTCAAGCGCTCGGCGTTGTTGCCGATGCTGCACCTGATTCAGAGTGTCGACGGCTTCGTCACCGGTCGTGGCGTCACTTTTTGCGCCGAGCAACTCGACCTGACCGAGGCCGAGGTCGCTGGCGTCGCGACGTTCTACACCCAGTACAAGCGCCACCCCAACGGCGAATACACCGTCGGCGTCTGCACCAACACCCTCTGCGCCATCATGGGCGGCGACCAGATCTGGGACACCGTCTCCGAGCACCTGGGCATCGGCCACGACGAGACCACTGAGGACGGCAAGGTCACGCTCGAGCGTGTCGAATGCAACGCCGCCTGCGACTTCGCCCCGGTCGTCATGGCCAACTGGGAGTTCTTCGACAACCAGACGCCGGAGTCCACCACGCAACTGGTCGACGACCTGCGTGCGGGCAAAGACGTACGCCCCACCCGCGGAGCCAACACCGTCTGCAGTTTTAAGCAGATGTCGCGCGTGCTGGCCGGCTTCTCCGACGGTCGCGCCGACGAGGGCGTGGGCGCAGGCCCGGCGTCCTTGGAGGGCTTGCGCATCGTCAAGGGCGACTCCGACGCGGACCAGGGCGTACTCGACCCGAACCCGAGCCCGGCTGGCGAGGCGGCGGCACCGCAGCCGGGACTCCATAGTTCCGCAGACTTCGGGAAGGACCCGGCATGA
- a CDS encoding NADH-quinone oxidoreductase subunit D gives MTNTTETPDVYAQTSNEGDTSDAKVFNAFGGDWDDVAEEAAALHEERIVVNMGPQHPSTHGVLRLILELDGETVTEARAGIGYLHTGIEKNMEFRTWTQGVTFCTRMDYVMPLFNEAAYCLSVEKLLGITDQIPERAQTIRVLMMELNRITSHLVCLATGGMELGATTVMTIGFRERERILAIFEMVTGLRMNNAYIRPGGVAQDLPAGCIDKARETIPALKRGIGELEKLLLENPILKGRTVDVGYLDLAGCMALGMTGPVLRSTGLPYDLRKSDPYCGYETYDFEVATWDSCDAYGKLRVRIEEMHQSLRIVEQALDRLEATSGPAAVGQPVMVEDKKIAWPAQMSVGSDGQGNSLDHIREIMGESMESLIHHFKLVTEGFRVPPGQAYAAIESPKGEIGCHAVSDGGTRPFRVHFRDPSFNNLQGAAAMSEGGSVADVIVAVASIDPVMGGVDR, from the coding sequence ATGACCAACACGACTGAGACCCCAGACGTCTACGCCCAGACATCCAATGAGGGCGACACCAGCGACGCCAAGGTGTTTAACGCCTTTGGCGGCGACTGGGACGACGTCGCGGAAGAAGCGGCCGCGCTCCACGAAGAGCGCATCGTCGTCAACATGGGTCCGCAGCACCCGTCCACGCACGGCGTGCTTCGCCTCATCCTCGAACTCGATGGCGAGACCGTCACCGAAGCGCGGGCAGGTATCGGTTATCTGCACACCGGTATCGAGAAGAACATGGAGTTCCGCACCTGGACCCAGGGCGTGACCTTCTGTACTCGCATGGACTACGTCATGCCGTTGTTTAACGAGGCGGCCTACTGCCTGTCGGTCGAAAAACTGCTCGGCATCACCGATCAGATTCCCGAGCGCGCCCAGACGATCCGGGTGCTCATGATGGAGCTGAACCGGATCACCTCCCACCTGGTGTGCCTGGCCACTGGCGGTATGGAGCTCGGGGCGACCACGGTCATGACCATTGGCTTCCGCGAACGTGAGCGGATCCTGGCCATCTTCGAGATGGTGACCGGTCTGCGCATGAACAACGCCTACATCCGCCCCGGGGGTGTCGCGCAGGACCTGCCCGCAGGCTGCATCGACAAGGCCAGGGAGACCATCCCTGCCCTCAAGCGCGGTATCGGCGAGCTCGAGAAGTTGCTCCTGGAGAACCCGATCCTCAAGGGACGCACGGTCGACGTGGGGTACCTCGACCTGGCCGGCTGCATGGCGCTTGGTATGACCGGGCCCGTCCTTCGCTCGACGGGTTTGCCCTACGACTTGCGCAAATCTGATCCCTACTGCGGCTATGAGACCTACGACTTCGAGGTCGCGACCTGGGACAGCTGCGACGCCTACGGCAAGTTGCGCGTCCGCATCGAGGAGATGCACCAGTCGCTGCGCATTGTCGAGCAGGCCCTGGACCGCTTGGAAGCCACCAGCGGCCCGGCCGCCGTGGGCCAACCGGTCATGGTCGAAGACAAGAAGATCGCGTGGCCCGCTCAGATGTCCGTCGGCAGCGATGGTCAGGGCAACAGCCTCGATCACATCCGCGAAATCATGGGCGAGTCGATGGAATCCCTGATTCACCACTTCAAGTTGGTCACCGAAGGATTCCGGGTGCCGCCCGGCCAGGCGTACGCGGCCATCGAGTCGCCCAAGGGTGAGATCGGGTGCCACGCCGTGTCCGACGGTGGGACGCGCCCCTTCCGGGTGCACTTCCGCGATCCCAGCTTCAACAACCTGCAGGGCGCTGCCGCCATGAGTGAGGGCGGCTCGGTTGCCGACGTCATCGTGGCCGTCGCGTCCATCGACCCGGTCATGGGAGGAGTGGACCGATGA
- a CDS encoding NADH-quinone oxidoreductase subunit A — MNGLTNYSYAPLLIFAGIGAGFAIFSVVAGALAGPKRYNRAKLDAYECGIQPSPHADGGGRVPIKYYLTAMLFIIFDIESVFLYPFAVAFEQLGLFALVEMVLFIITVFVAYAYVWRRGGLDWE; from the coding sequence GTGAATGGGCTGACCAACTACTCCTACGCTCCGCTGCTCATCTTTGCTGGCATCGGAGCGGGCTTCGCGATCTTCTCGGTCGTCGCAGGCGCGCTCGCCGGGCCCAAGCGCTACAACCGCGCCAAGTTGGACGCCTACGAATGTGGAATCCAACCCAGCCCCCACGCCGATGGCGGCGGCCGGGTGCCGATCAAGTACTACCTGACCGCGATGTTGTTCATCATCTTCGACATCGAGAGCGTCTTCCTCTATCCGTTCGCAGTGGCCTTCGAACAACTCGGGCTTTTCGCCCTGGTCGAGATGGTCCTGTTCATCATCACGGTGTTCGTCGCTTACGCCTATGTGTGGCGTCGCGGCGGCCTGGACTGGGAGTAA
- a CDS encoding demethylmenaquinone methyltransferase, protein MMRASLDKRPQDVARMFDDVAARYDITNDVMSLGQDRRWRGKVVEAVAPQLGERILDIAAGTGTSSVPFGEAGAHVVAADFSLGMLRQGRARQANLPFAAADAMSLPFADASFDAVTMSFGLRNVASTEAAMREFARVTRPGGRVVICEFSTPTNPAFAKVYTEYLMGILPKVARRIGSNAESYVYLAESIQAWPNQEQLARLITGAGWQDTSWRDLSGGIVALHRAYRP, encoded by the coding sequence ATGATGCGCGCCAGCCTCGACAAACGCCCCCAGGACGTCGCCCGCATGTTTGACGACGTCGCGGCGCGCTACGACATCACCAACGACGTGATGTCCCTTGGTCAAGACCGTCGTTGGCGCGGCAAAGTCGTCGAGGCCGTTGCGCCCCAACTGGGCGAACGAATCCTGGACATCGCTGCAGGCACCGGCACGAGCAGCGTTCCTTTCGGTGAGGCGGGGGCGCACGTCGTGGCTGCGGATTTCTCCCTCGGAATGTTGCGCCAGGGCAGGGCTCGTCAGGCCAACCTGCCGTTCGCGGCCGCCGACGCAATGAGCTTGCCGTTCGCGGACGCCTCGTTCGACGCGGTCACGATGTCCTTCGGGTTGCGCAACGTCGCCAGCACCGAGGCGGCGATGCGGGAGTTTGCGCGCGTCACGCGGCCCGGTGGGCGCGTAGTGATCTGCGAGTTCTCCACGCCAACCAACCCTGCCTTCGCCAAGGTCTATACGGAGTACCTCATGGGCATCCTGCCCAAGGTTGCTCGACGGATCGGCTCCAATGCCGAGTCCTACGTCTACCTGGCCGAATCCATTCAGGCGTGGCCGAATCAAGAACAACTCGCCCGACTCATCACCGGCGCCGGCTGGCAGGACACCTCGTGGCGCGACCTGTCGGGCGGAATTGTCGCGCTCCATCGCGCATACCGGCCCTAA
- a CDS encoding GNAT family N-acetyltransferase yields MTIQIRGADDAEKFLQTDLTVWADGRLPLPLDTAVLPQEEQRFAAVLDDWPATEECYAGIYGVYDLELSIPGAQDEILVAPVAGLTWVGVHPDARRRGVLSAMMRDHFERTAAANSSGLSVLNASEPAIYGRFGYGVAAAKTVASLSTGTTLEATGLEEDAARISTRLVTARADGVPERMRAAAHAAAMHAHGSVVRELRTYERFVAEPHEVLYEKEPWQCFLATENGADIGYAFFRREPKWDNDQPQGVVTVELVGTPPAQLALMRRLLSLDLMSTVKISPRPTDDVLRAWLGSERGVIGPSVDNLWLRFVDLPKAMSLRGYTGPGEVVIEVADEVLPDQGGRWLLTATAHGQGGVERTDRAADLSLTTQQLASAYLGAGGLPTLHRGGLLTEQRDGAVVELEHMMRTAAGPAGSVGF; encoded by the coding sequence GTGACGATTCAGATCCGCGGGGCGGACGATGCCGAGAAGTTTCTTCAGACTGACTTGACGGTATGGGCCGATGGGCGGCTGCCGCTTCCGCTGGACACCGCAGTCCTACCCCAAGAGGAGCAGCGCTTTGCTGCCGTTCTCGACGACTGGCCGGCAACCGAGGAGTGCTACGCCGGAATCTACGGCGTCTATGACCTGGAGCTCAGCATCCCCGGCGCGCAGGACGAGATCCTGGTTGCTCCCGTCGCCGGTCTGACCTGGGTTGGTGTCCATCCCGATGCCCGACGGCGGGGCGTACTCAGCGCGATGATGCGCGACCACTTCGAACGAACCGCGGCGGCAAATTCGTCAGGGCTTTCGGTCCTCAACGCCAGCGAGCCAGCGATCTACGGGCGCTTCGGTTATGGAGTCGCTGCGGCGAAGACGGTCGCCAGCCTGAGCACCGGGACGACCCTGGAGGCGACCGGACTCGAGGAGGATGCCGCGCGCATCTCCACCCGACTCGTGACTGCACGAGCGGACGGTGTCCCGGAGCGGATGCGTGCAGCCGCACACGCTGCTGCGATGCATGCCCACGGCAGCGTGGTCCGGGAATTACGGACCTACGAACGGTTCGTCGCTGAGCCACACGAGGTGCTCTACGAGAAGGAGCCGTGGCAGTGCTTCCTCGCGACCGAGAACGGTGCAGACATCGGCTATGCGTTCTTCCGTCGCGAGCCCAAGTGGGACAACGACCAACCCCAGGGCGTGGTCACGGTGGAACTGGTCGGGACGCCACCAGCTCAACTCGCGCTAATGCGCAGACTTCTCAGCCTGGATCTGATGTCCACAGTGAAGATCTCGCCACGTCCCACTGACGACGTCCTTCGAGCCTGGTTGGGCAGCGAGCGCGGCGTCATCGGGCCGTCCGTCGACAACCTGTGGCTTCGCTTCGTCGACCTGCCCAAGGCTATGTCGCTGCGCGGCTATACCGGACCCGGCGAGGTCGTTATTGAGGTCGCGGACGAGGTTCTGCCCGACCAAGGCGGCCGTTGGCTCCTCACCGCGACCGCCCACGGCCAAGGCGGTGTGGAACGTACCGATCGTGCGGCCGACCTCTCGCTCACGACTCAGCAGTTGGCGAGCGCCTACCTCGGTGCGGGCGGCCTGCCGACACTCCACCGAGGCGGTTTGCTCACCGAGCAGCGCGATGGCGCGGTGGTGGAGCTGGAGCACATGATGCGCACGGCTGCTGGGCCAGCTGGCTCGGTGGGATTCTGA
- a CDS encoding isochorismate synthase, with product MTTEPALTSRSAPSLVARTALVADPGDLAALLPDDADPRDLMTWLRDGDGLVGWGRAASITCTGPNRFAEADTWWRAVCEQSVIRDAVHEPGTGPVAFGTFSFASDSAIASTLVVPSVVVGRKGGKCWVTTIRTGASLPQNVVIEPSRRPIAPSSPALRPGALTGPQWADAVAKTVRRIQGGAIDKVVLARDVIATCDEPLDPRWLLAKLAQDYANTWTFAVDGLLGASPEMLVRRERGLVTSRVLAGTIRRTQDDEHDLALAGSLARSSKDLEEHEYAVRSVAESLAPHCQSMNVPESPFVLHLPNVMHLATDVAGVLGDESSALRLAASLHPSAAVCGTPTAEAARVISELEELDRGRYAGPVGWMDAAGDGEWAIALRCGELDAQNPSRVRLFAGCGIVAGSDPEAELAESEAKLLPMRQALGAI from the coding sequence GTGACCACCGAACCGGCGCTGACATCTCGCAGCGCGCCGTCCCTCGTGGCGCGTACGGCCCTGGTCGCCGACCCCGGGGATCTGGCCGCGCTGCTGCCTGACGACGCCGACCCCCGCGACCTCATGACGTGGTTGCGCGATGGGGACGGACTGGTCGGGTGGGGGCGCGCCGCATCCATCACCTGCACCGGACCGAATCGATTCGCCGAAGCCGACACCTGGTGGCGTGCGGTGTGCGAGCAGTCAGTCATCCGCGACGCCGTGCACGAGCCAGGCACCGGTCCTGTGGCCTTCGGCACTTTTAGCTTCGCCTCGGACTCGGCCATCGCCTCGACGCTGGTGGTGCCCTCCGTCGTCGTCGGCCGCAAGGGTGGCAAGTGCTGGGTCACCACGATTCGTACGGGCGCATCCCTGCCGCAGAACGTGGTCATCGAGCCCTCGCGACGTCCCATCGCCCCGTCCAGTCCGGCGTTGCGGCCGGGTGCTTTGACGGGACCGCAATGGGCCGACGCCGTGGCCAAAACCGTGCGCCGAATTCAGGGCGGCGCCATCGACAAGGTGGTCCTCGCGCGCGATGTCATCGCCACCTGCGATGAGCCCCTAGACCCTCGGTGGCTGTTGGCCAAACTCGCGCAGGACTACGCCAACACCTGGACCTTCGCGGTCGATGGCCTGCTCGGCGCGAGCCCAGAGATGCTGGTACGCCGCGAGCGCGGCTTGGTGACCTCCCGTGTTCTTGCCGGAACCATTCGCCGTACCCAGGACGACGAGCACGACCTCGCGCTCGCCGGGAGTTTGGCCCGCTCGTCCAAGGACCTAGAAGAGCACGAATATGCGGTGCGGTCAGTAGCCGAATCCCTCGCTCCCCATTGCCAATCCATGAATGTTCCGGAGTCGCCGTTCGTGCTGCACCTGCCCAACGTGATGCACCTCGCGACCGACGTCGCGGGGGTCCTCGGCGACGAATCTTCCGCCTTACGCCTGGCGGCCTCCTTGCACCCGTCCGCGGCGGTCTGTGGCACTCCGACCGCCGAAGCGGCGCGGGTGATCTCGGAGTTGGAAGAACTCGATCGCGGTCGCTATGCCGGCCCGGTCGGCTGGATGGACGCCGCTGGCGACGGCGAGTGGGCTATCGCGTTGCGCTGTGGCGAGCTTGATGCCCAAAACCCTTCGCGCGTACGCCTTTTCGCCGGCTGCGGCATTGTCGCCGGCTCTGACCCGGAAGCCGAACTCGCCGAATCTGAGGCGAAATTGCTGCCGATGCGGCAAGCACTCGGCGCGATCTGA